The following proteins are co-located in the Silene latifolia isolate original U9 population chromosome 1, ASM4854445v1, whole genome shotgun sequence genome:
- the LOC141606856 gene encoding uncharacterized protein LOC141606856, whose protein sequence is MEGLISPQGHKHSPHSLGRKSLRGRTRKDLWFVVREGSLAELELALVHLKKNGSDINLRNAFGLTPLHIATWRNHIPFVKRLLAAGADPDARDGESGWSSLHRALHFGHFAVASVLLQSGASITVEDSKLRTPVDLLSGPVLQMLGDQENSVTTEIYSWGSGTNYQLGTGNAHIQKLPCKLDALQGSYIKLIAASKFHSVAVTARGELYTWGFGRGGRLGHPEFDIHSGQAAVITPRQVVLGLGSRRVKAVAAAKHHTVVATENGEVFTWGSNREGQLGYASVDTQPTPRRVSSLKAKIVAVAAANKHTAAVSDAGEVFTWGCNKEGQLGYGTSNSSSNNTPRLIECLKGKFFTGVATAKNHTVVLGADGEVFTWGHRLVTPRRVLVSRNLKKNGNALMKFHRMEKLHIVEVAAGMVHSVALTDDGALFYWTSSDPDLKCQQLNFLNGRKIVSISAGKYWNAAVTCTGEVYMWDGKKSKDKPPAVTRLHGTKKATRVSVGETHLLIVGSIYHPVYPGNSIKNTQMPNLKFDNELEEIDEGFMFTDTVSACTPFSLENGDADKKPVPSLKSLCENVAAEFLVEPRSALQMLEIAETLGADDLRKHCEEIIIRNLDYIFTVSSHAVTTASPDILVHIEKLLDIRSSEPWSYRRLPTPTATYPAIINSEEEYSDHESPRSRDNGSLKQVDNLRLESFLLPIDDVNQEMNKQIRILRKKLQQIAALEEKQLKGNVLDEQQIAKLNTKPVLESSLAELGVPTETTASVALDGKGTKKAGMSKKQKRKCKHTIRQIESDAVSSCELEALPVKTVQEAEVVKSTEKIASEPKDVVTRDFHIASEKKDGDTKSKGLSTLPTKKKGRKGGLSMFLSGGLDEPTKVVVTPPPPPPPKVEGPAWGGAKVSKMSASLREIQHQQKKLTENLPVKSKDKIEEVHDGRSNGNFLLSALLPSTPIPVVAQTFEEDKSAPSWAASRTPPHVSRPSLRDIQMQQGKQHNATQSPKTRTTGFAVSTGQGSPSDSSTPSRWFKPELDSPSSIRSIQIEEKAMKHLRRYYSSVKVVQNHS, encoded by the exons ATGGAAGGACTGATTTCTCCTCAAGGGCACAAGCATAGTCCGCATAGTCTTGGCCGCAAGTCTTTAAGGGGCAGAACTCGGAAGGATCTTTGGTTTGTTGTGCGAGAAGGCTCGTTGGCTGAGTTGGAATTAGCTTTGGTTCATCTAAAGAAGAATGGAAGTGATATCAATTTGAGGAATGCTTTTGGCCTCACTCCGCTTCATATTGCTACTTGGAGAAATCACATTCCCTTTGTGAAAAGGCTTCTCGCAGCTGGTGCAGATCCTGATGCCAGA GATGGAGAATCAGGTTGGAGTAGCCTACACAGGGCTCTTCATTTTGGTCATTTTGCTGTTGCAAGTGTTCTCCTCCAGTCTGGTGCTTCGATTACTGTAGAGGATTCAAAATTACGAACACCAGTTGATCTCCTCTCTGGACCGGTTCTACAGATGTTGGGTGATCAAGAGAATTCAG TGACCACTGAGATTTATAGCTGGGGAAGTGGTACCAATTATCAACTTGGAACTGGAAATGCTCATATTCAAAAGTTGCCTTGTAAACTTGATGCACTTCAGGGTTCATATATCAAGTTAATTGCTGCTTCTAAGTTTCACAGTGTGGCAGTTACCGCTCGTGGTGAGTTATACACGTGGGGATTTGGAAGGGGTGGCCGCCTTGGACATCCTGAGTTTGACATTCATAG TGGTCAGGCTGCTGTAATTACACCAAGACAAGTGGTCCTAGGGCTAGGTTCTCGCAGGGTGAAGGCAGTTGCTGCTGCTAAACATCACACTGTTGTTGCTACTGAAAATGGGGAAGTATTCACTTGGGGTTCTAATCGAG AGGGCCAACTTGGTTACGCGTCCGTGGATACCCAACCTACCCCTCGAAGGGTTAGCTCCCTAAAGGCGAAGATAGTGGCAGTTGCTGCGGCAAATAAACACACTGCTGCTGTTTCTGACGCTGGTGAAGTTTTCACATGGGGCTGCAACAAGGAAGGGCAACTTGGTTATGGTACATCAAACTCAAGTTCCAATAATACCCCTAGATTGATAGAATGTTTGAAAGGAAAGTTTTTTACTGGAGTGGCTACTGCAAAGAATCACACAGTTGTTTTGGGAGCAGATGGAGAG GTATTCACTTGGGGTCATCGACTGGTGACACCAAGACGTGTGCTTGTTTCCAGAAACTTAAAAAAAAATGGGAATGCTTTAATGAAGTTCCACAGGATGGAAAAACTTCATATAGTTGAAGTTGCAGCAGGCATGGTGCACAGCGTGGCTTTAACTGATGATGGGGCATTATTTTACTGGACTTCTTCTGATCCTGATCTGAAATGCCAGCAG TTAAATTTTTTGAATGGAAGGAAAATAGTCAGTATCTCTGCTGGCAAGTATTGGAATGCTGCAGTTACATGCACTGGTGAGGTGTATATGTGGGACGGGAAGAAAAGTAAGGATAAGCCACCTGCTGTAACTAGGCTGCATGGTACCAAGAAGGCTACAAGAGTTTCAGTTGGTGAAACACATCTACTGATTGTTGGTTCAATTTACCATCCTGTGTATCCTGGCAACAGCATTAAGAACACTCAGATGCCAAACCTTAAGTTCGATAATGAATTGGAAGAGATAGATGAGGGATTTATGTTCACCGACACCGTGTCTGCCTGCACACCATTCAGTTTGGAAAACGGGGATGCTGACAAAAAGCCAGTTCCGAGTTTAAAGAGCCTTTGTGAGAATGTGGCAGCCGAATTTCTTGTAGAACCACGAAGTGCTTTGCAAATGCTGGAAATTGCAGAGACGTTGGGAGCAGATGATCTTCGGAAGCATTGTGAG GAGATTATCATTCGCAACCTTGACTACATCTTCACCGTCTCTTCACATGCTGTTACTACTGCTTCGCCAGATATTTTAGTTCACATTGAGAAGCTGCTAGATATAAGATCATCCGAGCCCTGGAGTTATCGCCGACTTCCTACTCCAACGGCTACTTACCCTGCAATTATCAACAGTGAGGAGGAGTATAGTGACCATGAATCTCCAAGGTCTCGAGATAACGGTTCCCTAAAACAAGTTGATAATTTAAGATTGGAGAGTTTTCTGCTACCCATAGATGATGTTAATCAAGAGATGAATAAGCAAATTAGAATATTGCGAAAGAAGTTGCAACAAATTGCAGCTCTTGAGGAGAAACAATTGAAGGGGAATGTTCTTGATGAGCAGCAGATTGCCAAGTTGAACACAAAGCCTGTACTAGAGAGCTCCCTTGCTGAGCTCGGTGTTCCTACTGAGACAACAGCTTCTGTTGCATTAGATGGTAAGGGAACAAAGAAGGCGGGGATGTCTAAGAAGCAGAAGAGGAAGTGTAAGCATACAATCCGTCAGATAGAGTCGGATGCTGTATCAAGTTGCGAGCTGGAAGCACTGCCTGTGAAAACGGTGCAGGAAGCTGAAGTGGTAAAATCTACAGAGAAG ATTGCTTCTGAACCCAAGGATGTAGTCACCAGAGATTTCCATATTGCCTCTGAAAAGAAAGATGGTGATACGAAGAGTAAAGGTTTGTCAACATTGCCAACCAAAAAGAAAGGTAGGAAGGGGGGTCTGTCTATGTTTTTGAGCGGTGGTCTTGATGAGCCAACCAAAGTAGTTGttacgccaccaccaccaccaccacccaaagTCGAGGGCCCTGCGTGGGGTGGAGCTAAGGTTTCAAAAATGTCTGCCTCTCTCCGCGAGATCCAACACCAGCAAAAAAAACTGACAGAAAATCTTCCGGTTAAAAGTAAAGACAAGATAGAAGAGGTGCACGATGGTAGGAGCAATGGGAACTTTTTGTTAAGTGCTCTGCTGCCTTCTACTCCTATTCCTGTGGTAGCCCAGACTTTTGAGGAAGACAAGAGTGCACCTTCTTGGGCTGCTTCTAGGACTCCGCCTCATGTTTCTCGACCTAGTCTGAGAGATATACAAATGCAACAG GGGAAACAGCACAACGCTACACAGAGTCCAAAAACAAGGACAACCGGGTTCGCAGTTAGTACAGGTCAGGGGTCGCCTTCTGACTCTAGCACACCAAGCCGGTGGTTCAAACCCGAGCTTGATTCTCCCTCATCCATTCGGTCCATCCAGATAGAAGAAAAGGCAATGAAGCATCTCAGGCGCTATTATAGCAGTGTCAAGGTCGTTCAAAACCATAGTTAG